In one window of Shewanella goraebulensis DNA:
- the truA gene encoding tRNA pseudouridine(38-40) synthase TruA has product MRVALGVEYDGSQYFGWQRQKEVVSVQARIEAALSSIANEPIEIICAGRTDSGVHGTGQVVHFDTQSTRQMSAWTLGVNAKLPDDIAIRWAKEVDDTFHARFSATARRYRYIIDNSEFRPGILRNGLSHYHYELDHELMHQGAQLFVGEHDFTSFRALQCQAHSPVRTIEFVNVTRQGRFIMIDIKANAFLHHMVRNIVGTLIEIGQSNQKVEWVNELLALKDRKYAAPTSKPNGLYLVDVTYPEQYQLPKPPMGPLFMLD; this is encoded by the coding sequence ATGCGTGTGGCGTTAGGTGTCGAATATGATGGTAGTCAATACTTCGGTTGGCAGCGACAGAAAGAAGTTGTTTCTGTACAGGCAAGAATCGAGGCCGCTTTATCATCAATAGCCAATGAACCCATTGAGATAATTTGCGCTGGCAGAACCGACTCAGGGGTTCACGGTACAGGCCAAGTGGTGCATTTTGACACTCAGTCTACTCGCCAAATGTCCGCTTGGACCTTAGGTGTAAATGCCAAACTACCTGATGATATTGCGATTCGCTGGGCAAAGGAAGTGGACGATACGTTCCACGCTCGCTTTTCCGCTACTGCCCGTAGATATCGTTATATTATTGATAACAGTGAATTTAGACCGGGCATTTTACGCAATGGCTTAAGTCATTATCACTACGAACTTGATCATGAATTGATGCATCAAGGTGCGCAGCTGTTTGTCGGCGAACACGACTTTACCAGTTTCCGAGCCCTGCAATGTCAGGCTCACAGCCCTGTGAGAACCATCGAATTTGTTAATGTTACTCGCCAAGGGCGATTCATTATGATTGATATTAAAGCCAATGCTTTTTTACACCATATGGTACGAAATATTGTCGGCACCCTAATTGAAATTGGTCAGTCAAATCAAAAAGTAGAATGGGTCAATGAGCTACTTGCCTTAAAAGATAGAAAGTATGCTGCGCCAACATCAAAGCCAAATGGCCTATATCTAGTGGATGTGACTTACCCGGAGCAATATCAATTACCTAAGCCGCCTATGGGGCCATTATTTATGCTCGATTAA
- the folC gene encoding bifunctional tetrahydrofolate synthase/dihydrofolate synthase has translation MTSVNASCENDSQAIKAPKKGASLSQWLDYLLSIHPTEIEMGLTRVTEVALRLNVLNLDSQVVTVAGTNGKGTTCAMIESVLLQAGKTVGVYSSPHLINFNERVRLNHQDVSDEQLIEAFIAIESARTQSQQTEISLSFFEYATLAGLYIFKQTQPDVVLLEVGLGGRLDATNIIDADVTVITSIDIDHQEYLGDTRELVGREKAGIFRENCLAVIGEPDLPSTVLEYAAEINAKVYRVNKDFSYHLNGDKWQFSGNKCAINKLSLPKLPLANAATAIAVIEQTWPAISAADITTGIATASLSGRLEQVLDKPVVLVDVAHNPHAAKYLASQLQQYKPARIIALCGMLKDKDASAVLSELNGTVNEWYFTSLDVDRGLDAQTLANQLPVSSTNNSAKSVSYQFDSISQAWQSISVNITADDVVIVFGSFYTVAGFSKILQRE, from the coding sequence ATGACTTCAGTAAATGCCAGTTGTGAAAATGATAGTCAGGCTATCAAGGCGCCAAAAAAAGGTGCAAGTTTATCTCAGTGGTTAGATTATTTATTGTCTATTCACCCAACTGAAATTGAAATGGGCTTAACCCGTGTCACTGAGGTGGCTCTGCGCTTAAATGTACTAAATCTCGACTCTCAGGTTGTTACTGTTGCAGGCACTAATGGCAAAGGGACGACCTGCGCCATGATTGAGTCCGTATTACTGCAAGCGGGTAAAACCGTAGGCGTGTATAGCTCTCCTCACTTAATTAACTTTAATGAGCGAGTTCGATTGAATCATCAAGATGTTTCTGATGAACAGTTAATCGAAGCTTTTATTGCGATTGAAAGTGCCAGAACACAAAGTCAACAAACCGAAATCTCATTAAGCTTCTTTGAATATGCCACCTTAGCAGGGCTGTATATATTTAAGCAGACTCAACCTGATGTGGTGTTACTTGAAGTGGGTTTAGGTGGACGCTTAGATGCCACTAATATTATCGATGCAGATGTCACTGTCATTACCTCAATTGATATCGACCATCAAGAATATCTTGGCGATACCCGTGAGTTAGTGGGCCGCGAGAAAGCTGGCATATTTCGCGAAAACTGTTTAGCCGTGATTGGTGAGCCTGACTTGCCAAGTACAGTACTTGAATATGCCGCTGAAATTAACGCTAAGGTATATCGAGTTAATAAAGACTTTAGCTATCACCTTAATGGCGATAAATGGCAATTCAGTGGCAACAAGTGCGCCATCAATAAACTGAGCTTACCTAAACTACCCTTAGCTAATGCTGCGACTGCCATTGCCGTCATTGAACAAACATGGCCAGCAATTAGTGCTGCTGATATTACCACTGGCATCGCAACAGCGAGCTTGTCAGGGCGATTAGAGCAAGTGTTAGATAAACCTGTTGTACTAGTCGATGTTGCTCATAATCCCCATGCCGCAAAGTATTTAGCATCTCAATTGCAACAATATAAACCTGCTCGCATTATTGCTTTGTGTGGCATGTTAAAAGATAAGGATGCATCCGCTGTACTTAGCGAGCTTAACGGCACAGTTAATGAATGGTATTTTACAAGCTTAGATGTTGATCGTGGCTTAGATGCGCAAACGTTAGCAAATCAGTTGCCGGTGAGTTCAACCAATAATTCAGCTAAGTCCGTGTCTTATCAGTTTGATTCAATTAGCCAAGCGTGGCAGAGCATAAGTGTAAATATAACTGCAGATGATGTGGTAATTGTTTTTGGCTCATTTTACACTGTGGCTGGCTTTAGCAAAATTTTACAAAGGGAATAA
- a CDS encoding FimV/HubP family polar landmark protein: MIFRTSYFVGIMACAMAVVSASHFIEPAHAETLKITGPNGEVSSAPARQYGPTTSADTFWSIAQKVRPNQNISVYQVMAALFDANPHAFSSNNYNSLERGMTLLVPSADVMAQVSRSEAKTRAENNDKRLPNANQRATSTTPPAIPSTNNPSVANQPSPQKPLQIVAETKQPTATDLAKQAAAKSQPQIDELTVKLEDAQTKTLSLTDELARAEDMLMVKDADNTALKAKIQELTLQLSAMQEDFQLLTEKYQGLETTHQQLVEQNNKPEVVEEPTDFWRSISDNMMLLALVAALPLVIIFLLIFWLMRRKNNALNEAETSAEQEMEQEAFEPEAEVDDIENLAIHLDEDEASTDSIDDLLDLETTATEELSLDESSDADMYITEDAQTTEEEAEGTSLDDLWAEAMEEQEEDLQPLEADEDDLDSLLEGLDSPVESEDTAAEQETASDTDDLDSLLAGFDEPEPDSAASLDSSSESNIDATEDSNPQNDIDSLLADFDLPEETDSSDIQSLESDTPAADPQDDIDSLLAGFDIPAETDSEVLTTEDEPAAPELAAQATEAQVTEALATDTQDDIDSLLADFDLPDEISTDADLALEAEIETESASEQAETTSDEDDLDALLASIDAPTEDEHDFTAEIAAELENDVSVSLDETANIDELIAEVDPEKEFAPLSNEGLDVEQVLSAELEEIESELEIESDNGDIDSLLSELESTGSETEKDEANFDTNTDFEIDNIIADIEQEQPEQFSSKLENTDNEAADLDELLADLDVTDLDVTDSNETDLKFAPGDESSLDMQDDSPSELQSEKETEPQEDLLVTELLAAEQQDKVSQQSNEEQDSDIDELDALLADFDVDKIADEEVPLFSNDETLVPEQSFATELDSTQEDQEQTTVSEQEFDAMLSELSVADSEDSELNVELNVEEQPDTEIATKDSGFFDDLKSKKSESPALDWEADLFQQASNHPAAEQTDSISNDDDSYQLVDDNLTVDEALAALDAQEGLTVSESTKTESEQSDSSAAPSEAILDTFEQENGFIDIDKLLNDADEDIDLSDQYKDVDVDMGEVNSLIGNAEMIDVDDEENSVNAKLDLARAYIEIEDEDAAKAILKEVQIDGNERQQTEAGKLLDNMS; encoded by the coding sequence ATGATTTTTCGTACCTCTTATTTTGTTGGCATTATGGCCTGTGCAATGGCCGTTGTTTCTGCTTCTCATTTTATCGAGCCTGCCCATGCAGAAACGCTCAAAATTACCGGTCCAAATGGTGAGGTCAGCTCCGCGCCAGCTCGTCAATATGGCCCAACAACCTCAGCTGATACCTTTTGGAGCATTGCTCAAAAAGTAAGACCCAATCAAAATATCTCCGTATATCAAGTGATGGCGGCATTATTTGACGCGAACCCTCATGCTTTTAGCAGTAATAATTACAATTCATTAGAACGCGGCATGACGCTACTAGTGCCATCTGCTGATGTTATGGCACAAGTTAGTCGTTCAGAAGCTAAAACAAGGGCGGAAAATAACGATAAACGTCTTCCTAATGCGAATCAACGTGCTACATCAACAACACCTCCAGCGATTCCTTCAACAAATAACCCGTCGGTAGCTAATCAACCATCGCCGCAAAAGCCATTACAAATAGTGGCTGAGACAAAGCAACCCACGGCAACAGACTTAGCAAAACAAGCCGCAGCTAAAAGCCAGCCTCAAATTGATGAGTTAACTGTTAAATTAGAAGATGCACAAACTAAGACCTTGTCATTAACTGACGAGCTTGCGCGTGCAGAAGATATGTTAATGGTGAAAGATGCAGACAACACTGCACTAAAAGCTAAGATCCAAGAGTTAACTTTGCAGCTATCAGCGATGCAAGAAGACTTTCAGTTACTCACTGAAAAATACCAAGGGTTAGAGACGACTCATCAGCAGTTAGTGGAGCAGAATAATAAACCTGAGGTGGTAGAAGAACCGACTGATTTCTGGCGTTCAATTTCAGACAATATGATGTTGTTAGCACTGGTTGCTGCGCTACCTTTAGTCATTATTTTCTTGTTGATATTTTGGCTAATGCGCCGTAAGAACAATGCATTGAATGAAGCTGAAACTTCAGCAGAGCAAGAGATGGAACAGGAGGCTTTTGAACCTGAAGCAGAAGTGGATGATATTGAAAACTTAGCCATTCATTTAGATGAAGATGAAGCGTCAACCGACAGCATCGACGATTTGCTTGATTTAGAAACTACAGCCACTGAAGAACTAAGCTTGGATGAATCATCCGATGCTGATATGTACATCACCGAAGATGCCCAAACGACTGAAGAAGAGGCTGAAGGAACATCGTTAGATGATCTATGGGCTGAAGCTATGGAAGAGCAAGAGGAAGATTTACAACCTCTTGAAGCTGATGAAGATGACCTTGATAGTTTACTTGAAGGTTTAGACTCGCCAGTTGAATCTGAAGATACCGCTGCAGAACAAGAAACAGCATCAGACACCGATGATTTAGACAGCTTATTAGCTGGCTTTGACGAACCAGAGCCTGACTCTGCAGCAAGTTTAGATTCAAGTTCGGAGTCAAACATTGATGCAACAGAAGATAGCAATCCACAAAATGATATCGACAGTCTATTGGCTGACTTTGATTTACCTGAAGAAACTGACTCTAGTGATATTCAATCGCTGGAAAGTGACACTCCTGCTGCCGACCCACAAGATGATATTGATAGCCTGTTAGCTGGATTTGATATACCAGCAGAGACAGATTCAGAAGTCTTAACAACAGAAGATGAGCCTGCAGCGCCAGAACTAGCGGCTCAAGCCACAGAAGCTCAAGTCACAGAAGCTCTAGCGACAGATACCCAAGATGATATTGATAGCTTATTAGCTGACTTTGATTTACCAGATGAGATTTCAACTGATGCTGATTTAGCTTTAGAGGCTGAAATTGAGACAGAGTCAGCATCTGAACAAGCAGAAACGACTTCGGATGAAGATGACTTGGATGCGCTTTTAGCCTCCATTGACGCACCTACGGAAGATGAACATGATTTTACCGCAGAAATTGCCGCCGAATTAGAAAATGATGTTTCAGTCAGCCTAGATGAAACGGCGAATATTGATGAGCTTATCGCTGAAGTTGATCCAGAGAAAGAGTTCGCTCCATTAAGCAATGAAGGTCTTGATGTTGAGCAGGTATTGAGTGCAGAACTTGAAGAAATAGAGTCTGAACTTGAAATTGAATCAGATAATGGCGACATCGACTCGCTACTTTCAGAGTTAGAATCGACTGGTTCAGAAACCGAAAAAGATGAAGCCAATTTTGATACCAATACTGATTTCGAAATCGACAACATCATTGCAGATATTGAACAAGAGCAACCAGAGCAATTCTCATCAAAATTAGAAAATACTGATAACGAAGCTGCCGATTTAGATGAATTGTTAGCTGACTTAGATGTTACAGACCTAGATGTTACAGACTCAAATGAGACAGATCTTAAGTTTGCGCCAGGTGATGAGTCTTCATTGGATATGCAAGATGATTCGCCTTCTGAATTGCAATCAGAAAAAGAAACTGAGCCTCAAGAAGATCTGCTGGTCACTGAATTGCTTGCAGCAGAGCAGCAAGATAAAGTTTCGCAACAAAGTAATGAAGAACAAGATTCAGATATTGATGAGCTTGATGCCCTGTTAGCAGATTTTGATGTCGATAAAATCGCTGACGAAGAAGTGCCACTATTTTCAAATGATGAAACTCTGGTGCCAGAGCAGAGCTTTGCAACAGAATTAGACTCAACACAAGAAGATCAAGAACAAACTACTGTTTCAGAGCAGGAGTTTGACGCTATGTTATCTGAGCTTTCAGTAGCAGATTCTGAAGACAGCGAATTAAATGTCGAATTGAATGTTGAAGAACAGCCAGACACCGAAATTGCAACTAAAGACTCAGGCTTCTTCGATGATTTAAAGTCTAAGAAATCCGAATCGCCAGCTTTGGACTGGGAAGCGGATTTATTCCAGCAAGCTTCTAACCATCCTGCTGCAGAGCAAACTGACAGTATCAGTAACGATGATGATAGTTATCAATTAGTTGATGATAATTTAACCGTAGATGAAGCTTTAGCGGCATTAGATGCCCAAGAAGGCCTTACAGTAAGTGAATCAACTAAAACTGAATCAGAACAGTCCGATAGTTCAGCAGCGCCTTCTGAGGCAATACTTGATACGTTTGAGCAAGAGAATGGCTTTATTGATATTGATAAATTACTTAACGATGCCGATGAGGACATCGACTTAAGTGATCAATATAAAGATGTCGATGTGGATATGGGAGAGGTTAACTCCCTAATCGGCAATGCTGAAATGATTGATGTTGATGATGAAGAGAACTCTGTCAATGCCAAGTTAGATTTAGCTCGCGCTTACATCGAAATCGAAGATGAAGATGCCGCCAAAGCGATTTTGAAAGAAGTTCAAATTGACGGCAACGAACGTCAACAAACAGAAGCGGGTAAACTGCTTGATAATATGAGCTAA